In a single window of the Papaver somniferum cultivar HN1 chromosome 8, ASM357369v1, whole genome shotgun sequence genome:
- the LOC113305249 gene encoding peroxisome biogenesis protein 7-like — MGLFDVKSFGILGNGRIHVLDINPVPGGPMTEISSFETADGVYDVTWSEENEYLLVAAIADGSVKLYDLGLPPTGNPIRSLSEHTREVHSVDWNPVRRDSFITSSWDDTVKLWTVDRPTSVRTLKEHAYCVYSSVWNPRHADIFCSASRDCTVRVWDVREPVSTMILPAHEFEVLSCDWNKYDDCLIVTASVDKSIKVWDVRNSRVPVSVLNGHSYAVRKVKFSPHRQSLIASCSYDMTVCLWDYQIEDALVGRYDHHTEFAVGVDMSVLVEGLLASTGWDEMVYVWPHETDPRAP, encoded by the coding sequence ATGGGGCTTTTCGATGTTAAAAGCTTTGGTATACTTGGTAATGGAAGAATTCATGTTCTTGATATAAATCCAGTACCAGGTGGTCCAATGACAGAGATATCATCATTTGAAACAGCTGATGGTGTTTACGATGTTACTTGGTCTGAAGAGAATGAATATCTTCTTGTTGCTGCTATAGCTGATGGTTCTGTGAAATTATATGATTTAGGTTTGCCACCAACAGGTAATCCTATTCGTTCACTTTCTGAACATACTCGTGAAGTTCATTCTGTTGATTGGAATCCTGTTCGTCGTGATTCGTTTATTACGTCGTCGTGGGACGATACGGTTAAATTATGGACTGTGGATCGTCCGACGAGTGTAAGAACTCTTAAAGAACATGCTTATTGTGTTTATTCATCTGTATGGAACCCTAGACATGCTGATATATTTTGTTCTGCTTCCAGGGATTGTACTGTTAGGGTTTGGGATGTCCGAGAGCCTGTTTCAACTATGATATTACCTGCACATGAATTTGAGGTTTTATCTTGTGATTGGAATAAATATGATGATTGTCTGATTGTTACGGCTTCCGTTGATAAGTCGATTAAAGTTTGGGATGTAAGGAATTCCAGGGTTCCCGTTAGTGTGTTGAATGGGCATAGTTATGCTGTTAGGAAAGTTAAATTCTCACCACATAGACAGAGTTTGATCGCATCGTGTTCGTATGATATGACGGTTTGTTTATGGGATTATCAAATTGAAGATGCCCTTGTTGGGAGATATGATCATCATACTGAATTTGCGGTTGGTGTTGATATGAGTGTTCTTGTCGAAGGTTTACTTGCTAGTACTGGTTGGGATGAGATGGTTTATGTTTGGCCACATGAGACTGATCCAAGAGCACCGTGA